The region TCACATCCTCTTCCATATATTTTACCATCTTTAGTAGTGCTTTTTCAATCCCACGAGCCTGATCAATTTTAACAATATTTCCATCATCAGCTCCCATAATAGGTTTAATATTGAGAGCACTACAAATAACTGCGGTTAAGTTACTTAATCTACCATTTTTTCTTAACGTATCTAAGGTCTCTAAAACAAACTTTGTTTTTAATCCATCACGGAACTCATTTACTTTAGATACTACTTCAGAGAAGGAAAATCCTTTTTCAATCAACTCTTGAATCTTCATTGCGATAAGGGTCTGGCCAACCGATGCAGATTTGGAATCAACCACTTCGATGTTTTTATTTGGATGATCTTCTAAATATAACTTTTTAGCAAGTTCCGCACTATTATAGGATCCACTTAAACGAGAGGATAAGGTTACCACATAGATATCTTCTGCTTCATCAAAATGAGACATATAACTGTCTGGAGACGGACAGGATGATTTCGGACAATTCTTGCTATCGTTCATTTTCCGTAAAAAATCAATCTGATTAAATGTCTCGTCGTCGATAATGTTTTCTTCTTCTATTTGAATGGACAATGCTACTTTTACAATATGTTCATCCTGTTGTAACTCCATTGGTAAATCAGTACAACTGTCGCATAAAATTTTATAAGACATAATAGTCCTCCTGTCAATTGTAAATATTGTGATGATGTCTTTATCACGTAGTAATTATCTATCACATAACGTAGTTTTAAATACTATATAATATCATATCATAGTTTTTTAATTTTGAAAAGTGAAAATTTTAAAAACAAAAAGTGATTTTATCTAAGTAAATACGCATCGCCTTGCAAAAAAAGGATGAGCAATCTAAATAAAAAAAGCAATAGAAAGCCCGTTAATTTGCTTTCTATTGCTTACTAAATGCTTTTAACAGAACCATTTATTATTCTGGGTAAAAAAATGAACTCTATTCATTTTTTTATTATTTCCCTTGAAAGATTACTCCTCACAATATAAATGTCTTGGAAGTCCCTCAACCATAATTGGAGTAAGTTCTGCCTGAATTAATGGTCTTGCATAATTAATGAAATCCTGTGTTACATAATAATTTGGAACGTCAATCCATTCCATAGGTACACGTTTTTCTACGTTAGCAATTGCCTTTATGTCATAGATATCGGTAGTACACTGATATGGTTCATCACTAACACGTTTTAAGGTAATCATCTTGCCAGTCTCACCTTCATAAGCTGCTTTTACTGCTGCACCACCAACTTGGAATGCTTCTGAAATATCCGTACGTGATACGATATGAGAGGCACAACGTTGCAAGGTACTAAATTCAATCGCACGTGCTTTACAGCCAAGCTCACCAGCCACTAAGTTAGCTAATACACGACCTGTACCAGAAAGCTGTTTATGCCCAAACGCATCGACACTGCCATTTGCATCTCCGACCTCACAAACATATCTACCATCTGCAAGACGAACACCCTCTGAAACAGCAATCACTACGGACTTCTTACGCTTTTGAATTTCATCCACTTTTTGTATAAAGTCTTTCGTATCAAATGGAACTTCCGGAAGAAGAATCATATCCGGTCCTTCGCAGTCTTCACTCTTAGCAAGAGCAGCTGCACCAGTTAACCACCCAGCATTTCTACCCATGATTTCTAAAATAGTAACGCTTTTAATATCATAAACTAATCCATCACGAATTACCTCTTTTGTAATTGAAGCAATGTATTTTGCCGCACTACCAAAACCAGGAGTATGATCCGTTGCAGCTAAGTCATTATCGATTGTTTTTGGTACGCCCATAAAACGAATGTGACTTCCTGTCATTTCTGCATACTCAGATAATTTCTTGATAGTATCCATGGAATCATTACCACCAATATAGAAGAAATACTCAATGTTTAATTCATGAAGCTTTTGAAAGATGGTCTCATAAACTTCTTTGTTCACGGAAACTTCAGGAAGCTTATATCTGCATGAACCAAGATAAGAAGAAGGTGTACGCTTTAATAACTCGAGGTCGAGATTGCTCTTAATATGATCGGATAAGTCAACAATCTGCCCGTTAAGAAAGCCCTGAATACCATGTTGCATACCGTAGACTTTATTAGCCCCTCGATCCATTGCTGTTTTGTATACCCCCGCCAAACTTGAATTAATAACCGCTGTTGGTCCTCCAGACTGTCCAACAATGACATTGCCACTCATGTAATTGCCTCCTCATTTTTAGTTGTGTCCCATTTAGTTACCATAACGCCATGTATGGAATTTGCACTCTATGTACAAATTGCACAATTTTGCGCAATCGCGCTCACTACGAGATTATAGCAGATGATTTTTGATAATACAATATTAAAAGGTGTTAAATAATAAACTTATCATGCACTTTTAACAAAAAACTATTCTAAATTTCACTCTTTTAACGATATTTAAGATATTTTTACCAAAAACTTGTTAACGATACGGACATAGAATTAGGGTCACGGATAGCAAAAATGCCAATTCGTAACCCCATAAATTCCTAATATTTAAAATATGGAACTGTAAATATTTCTTATAATAATGCTAAAATTACAAAGTTTGCAATAAATAAACCTGTTGCCACCCAAAGTACCGGTGTTACCTCTTTTACTTTTCCCTTAACACATTTTACAATAATATAGAAGATAAATCCTCCTGCAATACCATAGGAAATACTATAGCAAAGAGCTGTGAAGGCACCTGCAAAGAACGCTGGTATAGCTTCTTCTAAGTTATCCCAATCTACCTGCTTAAACGCGGAAAGCATCATAACACCAACAACAATAAGAGCTGGAGCGGTAGCTGCAAAAGGAATTGCACTTACATATGGAGCAAAGAATGCACTAACTGCAAACAAAATAGCTACCACTACACTGGTTAAGCCAGTACGTCCACCTGCATTAATACCTGCTGCACTCTCTACGTAAGTAGTAGTATTCGAAGTACCAAAGATAGCACCAATGCTGGTTGCTGTAGCATCTGCAAATAAAGCCTTGTCCATCTTAGACTTAAATCCTGCACTATTTTCAAGTGCTTCTTCATCCTCTTTAGAGAAGATTCCTGTTTTACGACCAGTTCCAATAAATGTTCCGATGGTATCAAAGGTATCTGATAAACTAAATGCAAAGATTGTCATTAATACAAGAGGAATTCTGCTTGCATCCGAAAATAAATGCTGAATACCTTCTTTACCAAATGCAGCACCAAAAGTTTCTGGTAACTGACTTAATGCTTCACTAAAACTTATCGAATCTGCTGTCTTTGTTACGCCAAAAGGAATACCAAGTAATGTAGTTACGAGAATACCGATAAAGATGGCACCCTTTACGTTTAATAATAAAAGAATAACAGTAAGTACAAGTCCAACTACAGTTAAAATAACGGCTGGATTATTAAAAGTTGCAATGCTAGGAACAATTGGATCACCAACAAAGATAACTAGTCCTGAATTAACAATTGCAATATATGCTACGAAAATACCGATTCCGCCACCGATAGCATGCTGTAAGCTTTCCGGAATGGATTTAATAATTAACTTACGAAGTTTTGTTACCGTAATAAAAATATTAAACAAACCACAGATAAATACCATTGCCAAAGCTTCCTGCCAGCTAAACTTAAGACCAAAGCATACGGTAAATACGAAAAATGCATTTAGTCCCATTCCTGGTGCCTGTGCATATGGAACATTAGCAACAAGTCCCATAATTAAAGTTCCGACGATAGATGCTAATATAGTTGCTAAAAATACCGCTCCCCATGGCATTCCAGTCTTTGATAACATCCCTGGATTTACTGTGATAATGTACGCCATTGCAAAAAATGTAGTGAAACCTGCTATTACTTCTGTACGCACGTTTGTATTGTTCTGCTTCAATTTAAAAAAGCGTTCCATAAATACTTCCTCCTATTATAATTTATTCAAGGAGCTTTACTCCTTAACAGGTACCCCTGTTTGAATCATAAAAAACGCTAGTAAGGCAATGAAACCGACTAACACGTGCTTTCATTCTTAAAGTTCATAGCACCCTTACACTGTTTTCTTATAATGTTTATAAATATACAATTAGTATAATTATTTGCATATTTAAACAAATAACTTTTCTCAATACACGCTCATTTTATCAATAGCGCTCTCAACTGTCAAGCATTAAAAGATAGAATTTTGTAATAAAAGGACGAAATAACACTAAATTTTGATTTTTACTTTAATCCGCTAAGAAGCCTGATTTCACTGAAATTTTTGTAATTATTCCAGCTTATTTTATTTATAAGTGACACTTATTTATCTCGTTGATATTTTAATTTATTCCTATTTTTTTACATATTAAATAAAATAAAAAACCCGCATTGCAGATTTTTTCCCACAATGCAGGTTGTAATTTTATACATACATATTTGAGTTAATTTCTTTATTTTAATTCTTTTTATCAAGATCATCCTCATTAAAACATTCCTCAATTGCAGCACCTGGTGCAACCATAGGCCAAACTTTATCATCATTATCAATGATACAATCTATTACGACTGGTTCGTTTAAAGAAAGTGCTTCTTTTAATACAGGTTCCACTTCTTCTTTTTTGGTAATTCGGAAAGCCTTTGCTCCCATAGCTTCTGCTAGCTTTACAAAATCCACTTTATCATTCAGAATCGTTTGAGAATAACGTCTTCCATAGAAGAGTGTCTGCCACTGACGAACCATTCCAAGAACGTGATTATTAAATATTACCTGTATAACTGGAATATTGTATCTTGTCGCAGTTGCAATCTCGTTCAT is a window of Lachnoclostridium phytofermentans ISDg DNA encoding:
- a CDS encoding DegV family protein yields the protein MSYKILCDSCTDLPMELQQDEHIVKVALSIQIEEENIIDDETFNQIDFLRKMNDSKNCPKSSCPSPDSYMSHFDEAEDIYVVTLSSRLSGSYNSAELAKKLYLEDHPNKNIEVVDSKSASVGQTLIAMKIQELIEKGFSFSEVVSKVNEFRDGLKTKFVLETLDTLRKNGRLSNLTAVICSALNIKPIMGADDGNIVKIDQARGIEKALLKMVKYMEEDVIDAKNRVLGISHCNNFERAIFVKEEIMKCIPFAKCFIANTGGISSLYANEGGIIVCY
- a CDS encoding 6-phosphofructokinase → MSGNVIVGQSGGPTAVINSSLAGVYKTAMDRGANKVYGMQHGIQGFLNGQIVDLSDHIKSNLDLELLKRTPSSYLGSCRYKLPEVSVNKEVYETIFQKLHELNIEYFFYIGGNDSMDTIKKLSEYAEMTGSHIRFMGVPKTIDNDLAATDHTPGFGSAAKYIASITKEVIRDGLVYDIKSVTILEIMGRNAGWLTGAAALAKSEDCEGPDMILLPEVPFDTKDFIQKVDEIQKRKKSVVIAVSEGVRLADGRYVCEVGDANGSVDAFGHKQLSGTGRVLANLVAGELGCKARAIEFSTLQRCASHIVSRTDISEAFQVGGAAVKAAYEGETGKMITLKRVSDEPYQCTTDIYDIKAIANVEKRVPMEWIDVPNYYVTQDFINYARPLIQAELTPIMVEGLPRHLYCEE
- a CDS encoding NCS2 family permease, with product MERFFKLKQNNTNVRTEVIAGFTTFFAMAYIITVNPGMLSKTGMPWGAVFLATILASIVGTLIMGLVANVPYAQAPGMGLNAFFVFTVCFGLKFSWQEALAMVFICGLFNIFITVTKLRKLIIKSIPESLQHAIGGGIGIFVAYIAIVNSGLVIFVGDPIVPSIATFNNPAVILTVVGLVLTVILLLLNVKGAIFIGILVTTLLGIPFGVTKTADSISFSEALSQLPETFGAAFGKEGIQHLFSDASRIPLVLMTIFAFSLSDTFDTIGTFIGTGRKTGIFSKEDEEALENSAGFKSKMDKALFADATATSIGAIFGTSNTTTYVESAAGINAGGRTGLTSVVVAILFAVSAFFAPYVSAIPFAATAPALIVVGVMMLSAFKQVDWDNLEEAIPAFFAGAFTALCYSISYGIAGGFIFYIIVKCVKGKVKEVTPVLWVATGLFIANFVILALL